The proteins below come from a single Afipia felis ATCC 53690 genomic window:
- a CDS encoding RelA/SpoT family protein, translating into MSAGRRSAGQMQASANTAEAAAAPKRPARARPKMMRQYDLVDRVRAYNPHADEDLLNRAYVYAMKAHGEQKRASGDPYFSHPLEVAAILTDLKLDDATIVAALLHDTIEDTESTRVEIDQLFGTEIGALVEGLTKLKRLELVSREAKQAENLRKLLLAISNDVRVLLVKLADRLHNMRTMEFMPPASRQRIAEETLDIYAPLAARMGMQEMREELEDLSFQVLDPDARAVVTQRLDALTELNRNLIGEIEAQLSASLEAHGLEAVVKGRRKQPFSIWVKMERKSVNFEQLSDIFGFRVILRTPEECYRALGVVHTTWPVVPGRFKDYISTPKQNDYRSIHTTVIGPGNQRVELQIRTEEMDRVNEYGIAAHSFYKEGVDSPTEMLKRESNAFAWLRHTIEMLAESANPEEFLEHTKMELFHDQVFCFTPKGKLIALPRHANVIDFAYAVHTDVGNSAVGCKINGQFSPLSSELHNGDEVVVLTSRAQSAPPSAWEALAVTGKAKAAIRRATRAAVRDQYAGLGRRIVERLFARAKIIYADDKLKGALPRLARPSIEEVMAAVGRGEMKAADVARAMYPDYKEEARLSGIKGAAAKSKTSEATTTSTAIPIHGINSDLPIKFAPNGGAVPGDRIVGIVTPGEGITIYPIQAPALKDFEEEPERWVDVRWDIEESATRRFPARLHVQNVNEPGSLAQIAGVIAEHDGNIDNIGMSRRSPDFTDLIIDLEVYDLKHLNGIINQLRAKAVVASVERVNG; encoded by the coding sequence ATGTCGGCTGGACGCCGCAGCGCAGGTCAGATGCAGGCGAGCGCCAATACGGCGGAAGCCGCGGCTGCGCCCAAGCGTCCCGCGCGCGCTCGGCCGAAGATGATGCGCCAGTACGATCTGGTGGACCGGGTCCGGGCCTACAATCCCCATGCCGACGAGGATCTCCTCAACCGCGCCTACGTCTACGCCATGAAAGCCCACGGCGAGCAGAAGCGTGCGTCGGGCGACCCATATTTTTCCCATCCGCTCGAGGTTGCGGCGATCCTGACCGACCTCAAGCTCGACGACGCCACCATCGTGGCCGCGCTGCTGCACGACACGATCGAGGACACCGAGTCCACCCGCGTCGAAATCGATCAGTTGTTCGGCACCGAGATCGGCGCGCTGGTCGAGGGACTGACCAAGCTGAAGCGGCTCGAACTCGTCTCGCGCGAGGCCAAGCAGGCTGAAAACCTGCGCAAGCTTCTGCTCGCGATCTCGAACGACGTGCGTGTGCTGCTGGTGAAGCTCGCCGACCGGCTGCACAACATGCGCACGATGGAGTTCATGCCACCGGCTTCGCGGCAGCGCATCGCCGAGGAGACGCTCGACATCTACGCGCCGCTCGCTGCCCGCATGGGCATGCAGGAAATGCGCGAGGAGCTGGAGGACCTGTCGTTTCAGGTGCTCGATCCCGATGCGCGCGCGGTGGTTACGCAGCGGCTCGATGCGCTGACCGAACTCAACCGCAACCTGATCGGTGAGATCGAAGCGCAGTTGTCCGCGAGTCTGGAGGCGCATGGCCTCGAGGCGGTGGTGAAGGGCCGGCGCAAGCAGCCGTTCTCCATCTGGGTGAAGATGGAGCGCAAGTCGGTCAATTTCGAACAATTGTCCGATATCTTCGGCTTCCGGGTCATCCTGCGGACGCCGGAGGAGTGCTACAGGGCGCTCGGCGTGGTGCACACCACCTGGCCGGTCGTGCCGGGGCGCTTCAAGGATTACATCTCGACGCCGAAGCAGAACGATTATCGCTCGATCCACACCACCGTGATCGGTCCCGGTAATCAGCGTGTCGAACTGCAGATCCGCACCGAGGAGATGGATCGGGTCAACGAATACGGCATCGCCGCGCACTCGTTCTACAAGGAGGGCGTGGATTCTCCGACCGAGATGCTGAAGCGGGAATCGAATGCCTTCGCCTGGTTGCGTCACACCATCGAGATGCTGGCGGAAAGTGCCAACCCGGAGGAATTCCTCGAACACACCAAGATGGAGCTGTTCCACGATCAGGTGTTCTGCTTCACGCCGAAGGGAAAGTTGATCGCGCTGCCGCGCCACGCCAATGTGATCGACTTCGCTTATGCCGTGCACACCGATGTCGGCAACAGCGCGGTTGGTTGCAAGATCAATGGCCAGTTCTCGCCGTTGTCGTCGGAACTGCATAACGGCGATGAGGTCGTGGTGCTGACCTCTCGCGCGCAATCCGCGCCGCCTTCCGCCTGGGAGGCGCTGGCCGTTACCGGCAAGGCGAAAGCCGCAATCCGCCGCGCCACCCGCGCGGCCGTGCGCGATCAATATGCAGGTTTGGGGCGGCGCATCGTCGAACGTCTGTTCGCGCGGGCGAAGATCATTTACGCCGACGACAAGCTCAAGGGAGCGCTGCCGCGTCTCGCGCGTCCCTCCATTGAGGAAGTGATGGCGGCGGTCGGGCGCGGCGAAATGAAGGCCGCCGACGTCGCCCGTGCAATGTATCCTGATTACAAGGAAGAAGCGCGCCTCAGCGGCATCAAGGGCGCCGCCGCGAAGAGCAAGACGTCCGAAGCCACGACCACCAGCACGGCGATTCCGATCCACGGCATCAATTCCGATCTGCCGATCAAATTCGCGCCGAACGGCGGCGCCGTGCCGGGCGATCGTATCGTCGGCATCGTCACGCCGGGCGAGGGCATCACCATCTATCCGATCCAGGCGCCGGCCTTGAAGGATTTCGAGGAGGAGCCCGAACGCTGGGTCGACGTGCGCTGGGACATCGAGGAAAGCGCGACGCGGCGCTTTCCCGCGCGGCTGCACGTGCAGAACGTCAACGAGCCGGGCAGTCTCGCGCAGATCGCGGGCGTGATCGCCGAGCATGACGGCAACATCGACAATATCGGCATGAGCCGCCGCTCGCCGGACTTCACCGATCTCATCATCGATCTTGAGGTCTACGACCTCAAGCATCTGAACGGGATCATCAACCAGTTGCGCGCGAAAGCCGTGGTCGCGAGCGTTGAACGGGTCAACGGCTAA
- a CDS encoding pyridoxine 5'-phosphate synthase has translation MSVSPIRLGINVDHVATLRNARGGILPDPVRAALLAIEAGADGITAHLREDRRHIRDTDMARLKQEISKPLNFEMAVTDEMVGIALATRPHAVCLVPERRMELTTEGGLDVVRQRAALAPAIARFNEAHIRTSLFISPDPAQIEMAARLKAPVIEIHTGTWCDALAERNGKADAEWERIVEGARLAHSLGLEVHAGHGLDYATAETIAALSQIVELNIGHFLMGEALFVGLAQAIGTMRAAMARGRAKAGQA, from the coding sequence ATGTCTGTCTCGCCGATCCGCCTTGGGATTAATGTCGATCACGTTGCCACGTTGCGCAATGCGCGGGGCGGTATTCTGCCAGATCCGGTCCGCGCGGCGCTGCTGGCGATCGAGGCGGGCGCGGACGGCATCACCGCGCATCTGCGCGAGGATCGCCGCCATATCCGTGATACCGACATGGCGCGGCTGAAGCAGGAGATTTCAAAGCCGCTGAACTTCGAGATGGCGGTGACCGATGAGATGGTCGGCATCGCACTCGCGACCAGACCGCATGCGGTGTGCCTCGTGCCCGAGCGTCGGATGGAATTGACCACCGAGGGCGGCCTCGACGTCGTGAGGCAGCGGGCAGCGCTTGCGCCCGCCATCGCGAGGTTCAACGAGGCGCACATCCGCACGTCGCTTTTCATTTCGCCCGATCCGGCACAGATCGAGATGGCCGCGCGGCTCAAAGCACCGGTGATCGAGATTCACACCGGCACATGGTGCGACGCGCTAGCTGAGAGAAATGGCAAGGCCGATGCCGAGTGGGAGCGGATCGTCGAGGGCGCGCGGCTTGCGCATTCGCTGGGCCTCGAAGTTCATGCAGGTCACGGCCTCGATTACGCAACCGCCGAGACGATCGCGGCGCTGTCGCAGATCGTCGAACTGAATATCGGCCATTTCCTGATGGGCGAGGCGCTGTTTGTCGGCCTCGCACAGGCCATCGGCACCATGCGCGCCGCCATGGCGCGTGGCCGGGCCAAGGCAGGGCAGGCATGA
- the acpS gene encoding holo-ACP synthase: MILGIGSDTIDIRRVEQVMERHGARFIDRIFTEVEQTKAQRRAKAPRAFVATYAKRFAAKEACAKALGTGIREGVWWRDMGVVNLPGGRPTMQLTGGALTRLEALLPSGHEARIDLTITDDWPLAQAFVIISAVPKASAT; encoded by the coding sequence ATGATTCTCGGGATCGGGTCCGACACCATCGATATCCGCCGGGTTGAGCAGGTGATGGAGCGCCACGGCGCGCGGTTCATCGACCGCATCTTCACCGAGGTCGAGCAGACCAAGGCGCAGCGGCGGGCGAAGGCTCCGCGGGCGTTCGTCGCGACTTATGCAAAGCGGTTTGCGGCCAAGGAGGCCTGCGCCAAGGCGTTGGGCACCGGTATCCGGGAAGGGGTGTGGTGGCGGGACATGGGGGTGGTGAACCTCCCCGGTGGCCGACCGACCATGCAGTTGACGGGCGGGGCGCTGACGCGGCTCGAGGCGCTGCTCCCCTCTGGCCATGAGGCGCGGATCGACCTTACGATTACTGACGACTGGCCACTGGCGCAGGCCTTTGTCATCATTTCCGCGGTTCCAAAGGCTTCAGCCACATAG
- the lepB gene encoding signal peptidase I gives MSTTSGTKSEGGIGEAIRVVVHALIIAAVIRTFLFQPFNIPSGSMESTLLVGDYLFVSKYSYGYSHYSLPFSPPLFSGRIFGSSPTRGDVVVFRFPREDNIDYIKRVIGLPGDHIQMKEGLLYINDVPVKRERVADFVGEDPCGSGDATARVKQWQETLPNGVTYKTLDCVDNGYYDNTAVYVVPEGHYFMMGDNRDNSSDSRVSSGVGYVPEENLIGRAQVIFFSVDRGEQAWQFWRWPVSVRWSRLFSVVR, from the coding sequence ATGAGCACGACATCCGGCACCAAATCCGAAGGTGGGATTGGCGAGGCGATCCGCGTGGTGGTCCACGCGCTCATCATCGCGGCGGTGATCCGTACCTTCCTGTTCCAGCCTTTCAACATTCCGTCGGGCTCGATGGAATCGACATTGCTGGTCGGCGACTATCTGTTCGTCTCGAAGTACTCGTATGGCTACAGCCATTACTCACTGCCGTTTTCGCCGCCACTGTTTTCCGGCCGCATCTTCGGCTCATCGCCGACGCGCGGCGACGTCGTCGTGTTCCGCTTTCCGCGCGAGGACAACATCGACTACATCAAGCGCGTGATCGGCCTGCCGGGCGATCATATCCAGATGAAAGAGGGGCTGCTCTACATCAACGACGTGCCGGTGAAGCGCGAGCGTGTCGCCGATTTCGTCGGCGAGGACCCGTGCGGGTCGGGAGATGCGACCGCGCGCGTCAAGCAGTGGCAGGAGACGCTGCCGAACGGCGTCACCTACAAGACCCTCGATTGCGTCGATAACGGCTATTACGACAACACCGCCGTCTACGTCGTTCCGGAAGGCCACTACTTCATGATGGGCGACAACCGCGATAATTCGAGCGACAGCCGCGTGTCGTCGGGCGTGGGGTATGTGCCGGAGGAGAACCTGATCGGCCGCGCCCAGGTGATTTTCTTCTCCGTTGATAGGGGTGAGCAGGCGTGGCAGTTCTGGCGCTGGCCGGTCAGCGTGCGCTGGAGCCGCCTGTTCTCGGTCGTCAGATGA
- the rnc gene encoding ribonuclease III, protein MTGDVLSAAPVEDDKPPEAKPVAAKTVEKPIDKASERKVEADTPAAEGKPKKPRRPSAKALVREIEERIGHTFKNPALLKTALTHVSALKPSQNRTDSYQRLEFLGDHVLGLIVSDMLYGAFPKADEGEMSKRLADLVRKEACVDVAKSLGLHENIKLGTVGAGVGARLRNSIVGDICEAVIGAIFLDGGYSAAEQFVMRNWTERMRRPVRPLRDPKTVLQEWAQGKGLPTPVYREVERTGPHHDPRFRVAVDLPGLASAEGIGSSKRAAEKAAASALLSREGVSGGKDA, encoded by the coding sequence ATGACAGGCGACGTCTTGAGCGCAGCGCCGGTGGAGGACGACAAGCCGCCCGAGGCAAAGCCCGTGGCGGCCAAGACGGTTGAAAAGCCAATCGACAAGGCGTCCGAACGCAAGGTCGAGGCGGATACGCCTGCGGCGGAAGGCAAGCCGAAGAAGCCGCGCCGGCCAAGCGCGAAGGCATTGGTGCGTGAGATTGAAGAGCGCATCGGCCATACCTTCAAGAATCCTGCGCTTCTGAAAACCGCGCTGACACACGTCTCCGCGCTCAAGCCCTCGCAGAACCGCACCGACAGCTATCAGCGGCTGGAATTCCTCGGTGATCACGTACTCGGGCTGATCGTCTCCGACATGCTCTATGGCGCCTTCCCGAAGGCGGACGAGGGTGAGATGTCCAAGCGTCTCGCCGACCTTGTGCGCAAGGAAGCCTGCGTCGATGTTGCGAAGTCGCTCGGGCTGCACGAGAACATCAAGCTCGGCACGGTGGGGGCGGGCGTCGGTGCACGGCTGCGCAACAGCATCGTCGGTGACATCTGCGAGGCCGTGATCGGTGCGATCTTCCTCGATGGTGGCTATAGCGCGGCCGAGCAGTTCGTGATGCGCAACTGGACCGAGCGCATGCGCCGCCCGGTGCGACCGCTGCGCGATCCGAAAACCGTGTTGCAGGAATGGGCGCAGGGCAAGGGATTGCCGACGCCAGTCTATCGCGAGGTCGAGCGCACCGGCCCACATCACGATCCGCGCTTCCGCGTTGCGGTCGATCTGCCGGGGCTCGCCTCGGCGGAAGGCATCGGCTCAAGCAAGCGCGCGGCAGAAAAAGCGGCTGCGTCCGCGTTATTGAGCCGCGAAGGCGTATCCGGCGGCAAGGATGCCTGA
- the era gene encoding GTPase Era, whose protein sequence is MPELSEQNTPTRCGFVALIGAPNVGKSTLVNALVGSKVTIVSRKVQTTRALIRGIVIENNAQIVLIDTPGIFQPKRRLDRAMVSTAWSGAHDADMVCVLLDARAGLDEEAESIFAKLEGVKHPKFLVINKIDLVAREKLLALAQTANERIAFQQTFMISAMSGDGVDDLRRALAEAMPEGPYHYPEDQMSDAPLRHLAAEITREKIYRNLHQELPYQSTVETDSWKELKDQSVRIEQTIFVERDSQRKIVLGKGGATIKAIGADARKEIADILGQKVHLFLFVKVRDNWGDDPERYREMGLEFPKE, encoded by the coding sequence ATGCCTGAATTGTCAGAACAAAATACACCGACGCGGTGCGGCTTCGTCGCATTGATCGGAGCACCGAACGTCGGCAAATCGACATTGGTCAACGCACTGGTCGGCTCGAAAGTCACCATCGTCTCACGCAAGGTGCAGACCACGCGCGCACTGATCCGCGGCATCGTCATCGAGAACAACGCGCAGATCGTGCTGATTGATACGCCCGGCATCTTCCAGCCGAAGCGGCGTCTCGACCGCGCGATGGTATCGACCGCGTGGAGCGGGGCCCATGACGCCGACATGGTCTGCGTGCTGCTCGATGCACGCGCCGGACTTGATGAGGAGGCGGAGTCGATCTTCGCCAAGCTTGAAGGCGTCAAGCATCCGAAATTTCTCGTCATCAACAAGATCGATCTTGTGGCACGCGAGAAGCTTCTTGCGCTGGCGCAGACAGCCAACGAGCGGATCGCGTTCCAGCAGACTTTCATGATCTCGGCGATGTCGGGCGACGGTGTCGACGATCTGCGCCGTGCGCTGGCGGAGGCGATGCCCGAGGGGCCTTATCACTATCCTGAAGACCAGATGTCGGATGCACCGCTGCGTCATCTGGCCGCGGAAATCACTCGCGAAAAAATCTACCGGAATTTGCATCAGGAATTACCGTATCAATCGACGGTGGAAACCGACAGTTGGAAAGAACTGAAGGACCAATCCGTTCGTATCGAGCAGACCATCTTCGTCGAGCGCGACAGCCAGCGAAAAATCGTGCTTGGCAAAGGCGGCGCCACCATCAAGGCGATCGGTGCGGATGCCCGTAAGGAGATCGCCGACATTCTTGGACAGAAAGTGCATCTGTTTCTGTTCGTGAAGGTACGCGACAATTGGGGCGACGATCCCGAGCGTTATCGGGAGATGGGACTGGAGTTTCCGAAGGAATGA